In Spodoptera frugiperda isolate SF20-4 chromosome 28, AGI-APGP_CSIRO_Sfru_2.0, whole genome shotgun sequence, one genomic interval encodes:
- the LOC118265296 gene encoding menin: MALQEYKHYFPIDSIQKVCDLFEEQLRSEKEADLALFSIIVGAVENNLTNVKNSDKEVNLAANKVGKMKFPSVEYEEVKSLHERFVTLMRGGVDVKLLNGTYTTRDLVKRVADVVWNSLTRSYYKDRAHLQSIYSFLTGNKLDCFGVAFAVTAGCQVLGKQDVHLALSEDHAWVVFGKDGTETAEVTWHGKGNEDKRGRSVGDGVSARSWLYVAGKPVICTRVMELAALVSSINPTLTQTTDVHEIAQMQHRLLWLLYDNGHLDAYPMALGNLGDLDEYMRIANCSAESDELPLHNELENLRPDGTPRPDPAALYAQAIRSSRTNYDDRHVYPYTFQGGHYHRNKMYKEAFHAWACAGDVIRHYNYSRDDEEIYKEFSEIANELIPQLMKAESSGHSARSILKDPECFASLLRFYDGICKWEEGSQTPILHIGWAKPLVSTISKFDAEVRAQVHIICKTDTDEHSESTKGTENAEKDKGDNDKWNNNADNAEMSVREQLTAAVNSRPRVTLYSHKMAALRPLLLAERLNTHALQLQLTAQSQLQRPHAPTKKRDVDDANASLPTARAKRARRER, from the exons GCATACAAAAAGTGTGTGATCTGTTTGAAGAACAACTACGCAGTGAAAAAGAGGCAGATTTGGCTTTGTTTTCTATTATTGTCGGCGcggttgaaaataatttaaccaaTGTAAAAAACAGCGACAAGGAAGTTAATTTGGCGGCAAACAAAGTTGGGAAAATGAAATTTCCGTCTGTTGAATATGAAGAAGTAAAATCACTACACGAACGGTTTGTGACACTAATGCGAGGAGGCGTCGATGTGAAACTGCTAAATGGAACCTATACTACAAGGGACCTGGTCAAACGAGTTGCCGATGTGGTTTGGAATTCTTTGACTCGCAGTTACTATAAAGACCGAGCACATTTGCAGTCCATTTACAGTTTTTTAACAGGAAATAAACTAGACTGCTTTGGTGTAGCATTTGCTGTAACTGCAGGATGTCAAGTTCTCGGCAAACAGGACGTGCATTTAGCCTTGTCTGAGGATCATGCTTGGGTTGTATTTGGGAAAGATGGCACGGAAACAGCTGAG GTAACTTGGCATGGCAAAGGCAATGAAGACAAACGTGGAAGATCGGTGGGAGATGGTGTATCTGCTCGATCATGGTTGTATGTGGCTGGTAAACCAGTGATATGTACCAGAGTAATGGAACTCGCTGCTCTTGTCTCTTCAATCAACCCTACATTAACACAAACTACTGATGTCCATGAAATTGCTCAAATGCAGCATAGACTTCTGTGGTTATTATATGACAatg GTCACTTAGATGCTTATCCAATGGCTTTGGGCAATCTTGGAGATTTAGATGAATACATGAGAATAGCAAATTGTTCTGCAGAGTCTGATGAATTGCCTTTACATAATGAACTGGAAAATTTGCGCCCAGATGGTACACCTAGACCAGACCCAGCTGCTCTTTATGCACAAGCTATTCGATCATCAAGAACAAACTATGATGATCGCCATGTATATCCATACACTTTCCAAGGAGGGCATTACCATCgcaataaaatgtacaaagaaGCTTTTCATGCATGGGCCTGTGCTGGTGATGTTATTCGACA CTACAATTACTCTCGTGATGATGAAGAGATATACAAGGAGTTTTCTGAAATAGCAAATGAATTAATTCCTCAATTAATGAAAGCTGAGAGTTCTGGACATTCTGCCAGATCCATACTGAAAGACCCAGAGTGCTTTGCTTCTTTGCTTAG attttatgaTGGTATCTGCAAATGGGAAGAAGGTAGTCAAACGCCAATTCTTCATATTGGTTGGGCAAAACCTTTGGTGAGCACAATATCAAAATTTGATGCAGAAGTAAGAGCCCAAGTTCACATTATATGCAAAACTGATACTGATGAACATTCAGAGTCGACAAAAGGCACAGAAAatgctgaaaaagataaaggaGATAATGATAAATGGAATAACAATGCGGACAATGCGGAGATGTCTGTGCGTGAACAGCTAACAGCCGCTGTAAACAGTCGGCCCCGAGTTACACTGTACAGCCATAAGATGGCTGCACTGAGACCTTTGCTTTTAGCTGAACGTCTAAATACTCATGCATTGCAATTACAGTTAACAGCACAAAGTCAACTACAACGGCCACATGCGCCGACTAAGAAGAGAGATGTGGATGACGCTAACGCCTCTCTACCCACGGCACGCGCCAAGCGAGCTCGCCGTGAACGTTGA